CGGACTGGAACCTTCCGCTTCTTCCACCTAACCGGACCTCAGGCACGGAGGCCTTCGATGCGTTCTGGTGACGGACCCGATTTCGGCACCGGCGCACCTGCCGGAAAACCAGCCGAGATCACGCTTGCACTGGACGCCGGAGGCACCGTTTTAAAAGGAGCTCTGCTCGTAAATGGGCAGTTCGTGCCCGGCACGTTCATAACCCGGCCCTCGGCGTCCCAGGGTCCTGCTTCTGATACGATCGCCAGCTTCGCCGACGCATGTCACGAGTTGCTGAACTTTTACACTTCCGCCTACGGACCTTTGGATAAGAACGAAAGGGTCCGGATCGGATTTGCCTTTCCCGGGCCGTTCGATTATGCGGGAGGGATAGCACTGCTTCAGGGCGTAGGCAAATATGAAGCACTGTACGAACTGTCTGTTCGTGATCTGCTCCGTGCAGAATTTCAGCGGCTTAAGTCAGCATGCGCGGACACGATGATTGATGCACTCGCTTCAGCTAATATCCGGTTCGGCAATGACGCCTTCATGTTTGGGCTCGGAGTCAGCCTCCGGTTTCCGTCAGAGCGGTTGATATGCCTGACGCTCGGCACCGGATTAGGCTCCGCTTTTGTTGATAAAGGATATCTCGTCTCCGGCAAAGGCGGGATACCATTAAACGGAATGCTGTTTGCCGAACCTTACCGGGACCTTATCGTTGACGACTATTTTGGAAGAAGAGGTATTCTGAAGATGGCCTCCGAGCGGGGAATCTTCACAGAGAAGAATGATGTGGTGGATCTTGCGGAGGAAGCCACAACCGGCAACGCAGAAGCTGCAGATTTGTTCCATGAATACGGCCGCAGGCTGGGAGAAATGCTGCTGCCTTATGCTGCTGCTTTTAAGCCGAACCGCATAGTGCTTGGAGGACAAATTTCGCGCAGCTTTCCCCTCTGGGAGAAGGACATACAGCAGACTCTCGGTACGTTTTCCGTTCCGATTCTCCAGCTCCAGGATGGGATGATTGATGTATTTAGAGGCATTCATAAGCTATTCGAGGGTACGGATAAACAACCATCCGCCTCGATTCATAAATAGGAGGTTATCGTAATATGAGCATACCAACCAAAGGCGATCATAAACCCGCACGCCCATGGACCATCTATGTGATTCATCATTCACACACAGATATCGGTTATACGGAACGCCAAGAG
Above is a window of Paenibacillus uliginis N3/975 DNA encoding:
- a CDS encoding ROK family protein → MRSGDGPDFGTGAPAGKPAEITLALDAGGTVLKGALLVNGQFVPGTFITRPSASQGPASDTIASFADACHELLNFYTSAYGPLDKNERVRIGFAFPGPFDYAGGIALLQGVGKYEALYELSVRDLLRAEFQRLKSACADTMIDALASANIRFGNDAFMFGLGVSLRFPSERLICLTLGTGLGSAFVDKGYLVSGKGGIPLNGMLFAEPYRDLIVDDYFGRRGILKMASERGIFTEKNDVVDLAEEATTGNAEAADLFHEYGRRLGEMLLPYAAAFKPNRIVLGGQISRSFPLWEKDIQQTLGTFSVPILQLQDGMIDVFRGIHKLFEGTDKQPSASIHK